In the Panulirus ornatus isolate Po-2019 chromosome 57, ASM3632096v1, whole genome shotgun sequence genome, one interval contains:
- the LOC139766151 gene encoding uncharacterized protein isoform X1, with translation MMTWSVVLGVSFWVVGLMPSEVGPAYPNNGFLPAVRGSTPDCVKDPRDTFCIDPKKYPKERIVYLLENKMFDIDSLLMDETRDSYTFEARDSPTQPPMMYDYEPPRQPYEPPGQSYGPPRQTYGPPRPATGYLPPPRQNQTTTSKPYGSPHAKYGPPPMHRYSQPTLTHLYDPPTPAYDNEGPYPRYPKSPLGGGSGSYLPRYTPPPPRSPPKSQPWWRKITRTSSRRQRRQATPTDLCPYESEYIMPRAALNNKGDWMFLVNLNEVSTEYTQLVESKKCLRNTCSGSCSIPDGFNAVCQQQYVQKRLIALDGSGTMLATDTFWFPSCCVCKLRQIGG, from the exons TGGAGCGTGGTGCTGGGCGTCAGCTTCTGGGTGGTGGGTCTGATGCCGTCCGAGGTGGGACCTGCCTACCCCAACAACGGGTTCCTACCCGCCGTTCGCGGTAGCACCCCCGACTGTGTCAAGGATCCGAGGGACACCTTCTGCATCGATCCTAAGAAATACCCCAA AGAACGCATTGTGTACCTGCTGGAGAATAAGATGTTCGACATCGACTCCTTACTGATGGACGAGACCAGAGACTCGTACACTTTCGAGGCCAG GGACTCGCCCACTCAGCCTCCCATGATGTACGACTACGAGCCTCCCCGCCAGCCATACGAGCCGCCTGGCCAGAGCTACGGGCCCCCGCGGCAGACATACGGGCCACCGAGGCCCGCCACTGGCTACCTGCCCCCACCCCGCCAGAACCAAACCACCACCTCCAAGCCCTACGGCAGCCCCCACGCCAAGTACGGACCACCGCCCATGCACCGCTACAGCCAGCCCACGCTCACGCACCTTTACGACCCGCCCACGCCCGCCTACGACAACGAGGGGCCCTACCCGCGCTACCCGAAGTCGCCCCTCGGCGGCGGTAGTGGTTCCTACCTGCCCCGgtacacccccccgccccccagatCCCCGCCCAAATCACAGCcctggtggaggaa GATCACGAGGACGTCCTCCCGTCGCCAGCGTCGCCAGGCCACCCCGACGGACCTGTGTCCCTACGAGTCGGAGTACATTATGCCCCGCGCCGCCCTCAACAACAAGGGAGACTGGATGTTCCTGGTGAACCTCAACGAAGTCTCGACCGAGTACACGCAGCTGGTCGAGAGCAAGAAGTGCTT ACGCAACACCTGCTCGGGAAGCTGCAGTATCCCAGACGGATTCAACGCCGTCTGCCAACAGCAATACGTCCAGAAGCGACTCATCGCCCTGGACGGCTCGGGGACCATGCTGGCCACAGACACCTTCTGGTTCCCCTCCTGCTGCGTCTGCAAGCTGAGGCAGATCGGCGGTTAG
- the LOC139766151 gene encoding uncharacterized protein isoform X2 has protein sequence MMTWSVVLGVSFWVVGLMPSEVGPAYPNNGFLPAVRGSTPDCVKDPRDTFCIDPKKYPKERIVYLLENKMFDIDSLLMDETRDSYTFEARDSPTQPPMMYDYEPPRQPYEPPGQSYGPPRQTYGPPRPATGYLPPPRQNQTTTSKPYGSPHAKYGPPPMHRYSQPTLTHLYDPPTPAYDNEGPYPRYPKSPLGGGSGSYLPRITRTSSRRQRRQATPTDLCPYESEYIMPRAALNNKGDWMFLVNLNEVSTEYTQLVESKKCLRNTCSGSCSIPDGFNAVCQQQYVQKRLIALDGSGTMLATDTFWFPSCCVCKLRQIGG, from the exons TGGAGCGTGGTGCTGGGCGTCAGCTTCTGGGTGGTGGGTCTGATGCCGTCCGAGGTGGGACCTGCCTACCCCAACAACGGGTTCCTACCCGCCGTTCGCGGTAGCACCCCCGACTGTGTCAAGGATCCGAGGGACACCTTCTGCATCGATCCTAAGAAATACCCCAA AGAACGCATTGTGTACCTGCTGGAGAATAAGATGTTCGACATCGACTCCTTACTGATGGACGAGACCAGAGACTCGTACACTTTCGAGGCCAG GGACTCGCCCACTCAGCCTCCCATGATGTACGACTACGAGCCTCCCCGCCAGCCATACGAGCCGCCTGGCCAGAGCTACGGGCCCCCGCGGCAGACATACGGGCCACCGAGGCCCGCCACTGGCTACCTGCCCCCACCCCGCCAGAACCAAACCACCACCTCCAAGCCCTACGGCAGCCCCCACGCCAAGTACGGACCACCGCCCATGCACCGCTACAGCCAGCCCACGCTCACGCACCTTTACGACCCGCCCACGCCCGCCTACGACAACGAGGGGCCCTACCCGCGCTACCCGAAGTCGCCCCTCGGCGGCGGTAGTGGTTCCTACCTGCCCCG GATCACGAGGACGTCCTCCCGTCGCCAGCGTCGCCAGGCCACCCCGACGGACCTGTGTCCCTACGAGTCGGAGTACATTATGCCCCGCGCCGCCCTCAACAACAAGGGAGACTGGATGTTCCTGGTGAACCTCAACGAAGTCTCGACCGAGTACACGCAGCTGGTCGAGAGCAAGAAGTGCTT ACGCAACACCTGCTCGGGAAGCTGCAGTATCCCAGACGGATTCAACGCCGTCTGCCAACAGCAATACGTCCAGAAGCGACTCATCGCCCTGGACGGCTCGGGGACCATGCTGGCCACAGACACCTTCTGGTTCCCCTCCTGCTGCGTCTGCAAGCTGAGGCAGATCGGCGGTTAG
- the LOC139766151 gene encoding uncharacterized protein isoform X3, whose product MMTWSVVLGVSFWVVGLMPSEVGPAYPNNGFLPAVRGSTPDCVKDPRDTFCIDPKKYPKERIVYLLENKMFDIDSLLMDETRDSYTFEARDSPTQPPMMYDYEPPRQPYEPPGQSYGPPRQTYGPPRPATGYLPPPRQNQTTTSKPYGSPHAKITRTSSRRQRRQATPTDLCPYESEYIMPRAALNNKGDWMFLVNLNEVSTEYTQLVESKKCLRNTCSGSCSIPDGFNAVCQQQYVQKRLIALDGSGTMLATDTFWFPSCCVCKLRQIGG is encoded by the exons TGGAGCGTGGTGCTGGGCGTCAGCTTCTGGGTGGTGGGTCTGATGCCGTCCGAGGTGGGACCTGCCTACCCCAACAACGGGTTCCTACCCGCCGTTCGCGGTAGCACCCCCGACTGTGTCAAGGATCCGAGGGACACCTTCTGCATCGATCCTAAGAAATACCCCAA AGAACGCATTGTGTACCTGCTGGAGAATAAGATGTTCGACATCGACTCCTTACTGATGGACGAGACCAGAGACTCGTACACTTTCGAGGCCAG GGACTCGCCCACTCAGCCTCCCATGATGTACGACTACGAGCCTCCCCGCCAGCCATACGAGCCGCCTGGCCAGAGCTACGGGCCCCCGCGGCAGACATACGGGCCACCGAGGCCCGCCACTGGCTACCTGCCCCCACCCCGCCAGAACCAAACCACCACCTCCAAGCCCTACGGCAGCCCCCACGCCAA GATCACGAGGACGTCCTCCCGTCGCCAGCGTCGCCAGGCCACCCCGACGGACCTGTGTCCCTACGAGTCGGAGTACATTATGCCCCGCGCCGCCCTCAACAACAAGGGAGACTGGATGTTCCTGGTGAACCTCAACGAAGTCTCGACCGAGTACACGCAGCTGGTCGAGAGCAAGAAGTGCTT ACGCAACACCTGCTCGGGAAGCTGCAGTATCCCAGACGGATTCAACGCCGTCTGCCAACAGCAATACGTCCAGAAGCGACTCATCGCCCTGGACGGCTCGGGGACCATGCTGGCCACAGACACCTTCTGGTTCCCCTCCTGCTGCGTCTGCAAGCTGAGGCAGATCGGCGGTTAG